In one window of Heptranchias perlo isolate sHepPer1 chromosome 4, sHepPer1.hap1, whole genome shotgun sequence DNA:
- the LOC137320586 gene encoding actin-like protein 7B: MVTKPVAYLPKKAGTPPPSTKAQKSTSRLSQSVKSMDVKPGRVLKEIRSVMIDLGTGYCKAGYAGQPRPSVVLSSVVGRPIQMSAKTGDNRQENFVGDELAKSEPKLKLVKPLRHGIVVDWEGVEAIWAHIFHKAMRILPEEHAVMVADPPLSPTTNREKMAELLFETFSTPAMHIAYQSILSLYSYGRTTGLVVECGHGVTHVVPVHEGYNMPHVTGRADYGGSDLNDYLLKLLNEAGNRFTEKGLHIVEDIKKKCCYTAVNFEQDMNLDVNEYLVEYELPDGHVIAIGKERFRCPEALFNPSLIGSKEPGIHSLALHSLDMCDSNLKYDMYSNILLCGGSTLFDGFSDRLQKEMNKMERGMNPTVLSIPERKYSVWLGGSIMASLKSFQQLWVRKRDYDERGPFVIYRKCF; encoded by the coding sequence ATGGTTACCAAGCCAGTAGCCTACTTGCCCAAGAAGGCGGGGACACCACCGCCATCCACAAAAGCCCAAAAGTCGACCTCCAGGTTGTCCCAGAGCGTCAAGTCAATGGACGTGAAACCAGGGAGGGTGCTGAAGGAGATCAGGTCGGTGATGATTGACCTGGGAACGGGCTACTGCAAGGCCGGGTACGCTGGCCAACCCAGACCCTCTGTGGTCCTCTCCTCGGTGGTGGGCAGGCCGATCCAGATGAGCGCCAAGACCGGGGACAACCGCCAGGAGAACTTCGTGGGCGACGAGTTGGCCAAGTCCGAGCCCAAGCTGAAGCTGGTCAAGCCGCTGAGGCACGGCATCGTGGTGGACTGGGAGGGGGTGGAGGCCATCTGGGCCCACATCTTCCACAAGGCCATGAGGATCCTGCCCGAGGAGCACGCCGTGATGGTGGCAGACCCTCCTCTCAGCCCCACCACCAACAGGGAGAAGATGGCAGAGCTCCTCTTCGAGACCTTCAGCACGCCGGCCATGCACATAGCCTACCAATCcatcctctctctctactcttaTGGTCGCACCACCGGTCTGGTGGTAGAGTGTGGGCATGGAGTCACCCATGTGGTCCCGGTCCATGAGGGCTACAACATGCCTCATGTGACTGGCCGGGCTGACTATGGGGGCTCGGACCTCAATGActacctgctcaaactcctcaacGAAGCGGGCAACAGGTTCACGGAGAAGGGTCTCCACATCGTGGAAGACATCAAGAAGAAATGCTGCTACACGGCCGTCAACTTCGAGCAAGACATGAACCTTGATGTCAACGAGTACCTGGTGGAGTACGAGCTTCCTGATGGCCATGTCATCGCCATTGGGAAGGAGAGGTTCAGGTGCCCCGAGGCCCTTTTCAACCCATCTTTGATCGGCTCCAAGGAGCCAGGGATCCATTCCTTGGCTTTGCACAGCCTCGACATGTGCGACAGCAACCTGAAGTACGACATGTACAGCAATATCCTCCTGTGTGGAGGCTCCACCTTGTTCGACGGCTTCTCCGACCGCTTGCAGAAAGAAATGAACAAGATGGAACGAGGTATGAACCCTACCGTCCTCTCCATACCCGAGAGGAAGTATTCCGTTTGGCTTGGAGGCTCCATCATGGCTTCTCTCAAATCCTTCCAGCAACTCTGGGTTCGCAAGAGAGATTATGATGAGCGTGGACCATTTGTCATTTATCGCAAGTGCTTCTGA
- the LOC137320588 gene encoding actin-like protein 7B, with the protein MKSSSLHIRKCPLPMAVLCRKFPSTTTQSVKSEPRMTSFTSMDSQMANSGRLVKEVRALMIDLGTGYFKAGFAGQPKPLVTVSSIVGRPIQRSAKTGDNRQENFVGSELTAPMDLRLINPLRHGIVVDWNGAEAILSYIFEKELKVRPDDHAVMVADPPLSPVTNRERMAELLFESFSIPAIHITRQSLLSIYAYGCTTGLVVESGHGSSCVVPIHEGYIMPHITGIVDYGGGDLTKHLMRLINQNGYKLTANEYHIVEHIKQEYCCAAVDFDAEMRGEAKECAVHYELPDGKVVVIGKERIKCPEALFNPSLMGSREAGLHTLALNIMNKCDSSLLEEMYKNILLCGGSTMFSGFRVRFQKELRRLAHDMNPQVQAIPERKYSVWYGGSILSCLKSFQQLWVSKKDYDERGPLAIYRKCF; encoded by the coding sequence ATGAAGTCATCAAGTTTACATATTAGGAAATGTCCCTTACCAATGGCAGTTCTCTGCAGAAAATTCCCCTCAACCACCACTCAATCGGTGAAATCAGAACCCAGGATGACCTCCTTCACCTCAATGGACAGCCAGATGGCCAACTCGGGGAGGTTGGTGAAGGAGGTCAGGGCACTGATGATTGACCTGGGGACGGGCTACTTCAAGGCGGGGTTCGCTGGTCAACCCAAGCCTTTGGTGACCGTCTCTTCCATCGTGGGCAGGCCGATCCAGCGTAGCGCCAAGACCGGGGACAACCGCCAGGAGAACTTCGTGGGCAGCGAGCTGACCGCCCCCATGGACCTGAGGCTCATCAACCCCCTGAGGCACGGGATCGTGGTGGACTGGAACGGCGCCGAGGCCATCCTGTCCTACATCTTCGAGAAGGAACTGAAGGTCCGTCCCGACGACCACGCCGTGATGGTGGCCGACCCGCccctcagcccagtcaccaaccGGGAGAGGATGGCCGAGCTCCTCTTTGAGAGCTTCAGCATCCCGGCCATACACATCACCAGGCAGTCCCTGCTCTCCATATACGCCTATGGGTGCACCACTGGGTTGGTGGTGGAAAGTGGCCACGGGTCCTCCTGCGTGGTCCCCATCCACGAAGGCTACATCATGCCCCACATCACCGGAATCGTTGACTACGGGGGCGGTGACTTAACCAAACACCTGATGAGGCTCATCAACCAGAACGGGTACAAGTTAACCGCGAACGAGTATCACATCGTGGAGCACATCAAGCAGGAGTACTGCTGCGCTGCTGTTGACTTTGATGCAGAGATGCGTGGCGAGGCCAAGGAGTGTGCAGTACATTATGAGCTGCCTGATGGCAAAGTGGTTGTAATAGGTAAGGAGAGAATCAAGTGCCCTGAAGCACTTTTCAACCCATCACTCATGGGTTCTAGAGAGGCTGGCCTCCATACATTAGCTCTGAACATCATGAATAAGTGTGACAGTAGCCTACTGGAGGAAATGTACAAGAACATCCTCCTCTGTGGGGGCTCAACCATGTTTTCTGGTTTCCGCGTTCGTTTCCAGAAAGAATTGAGGAGACTGGCACACGATATGAACCCGCAAGTCCAAGCAATTCCTGAGAGGAAATATTCAGTCTGGTACGGAGGCTCAATCCTGTCCTGTCTCAAATCCTTCCAGCAACTTTGGGTTAGCAAAAAGGATTACGACGAGCGCGGACCGTTAGCTATCTATCGAAAATGTTTCTGA